In Bdellovibrionales bacterium, the following proteins share a genomic window:
- a CDS encoding squalene/phytoene synthase family protein produces the protein MMETEFYQGHLDRVSRSFAYCISQLDAPLRGWVSLTYLICRILDTVEDAPWKRLSEQLRQFGQFDEFLLNPPPPELVRSWNQQFPQEIPEGEKILLRDSALVFGELHGTPLTVRAVIQEMIVCMSAGMQHYSRLRKQRGQVRLINLREVNQYCFFVAGIVGETLAQLVRHVEPQVRAARKFVLEAHHFGLFLQKINLLKDQFKDEQEGRFFIHSREEIKESLNRNSLGAWRFLESLPIQQRGFRLFCAQSLFLGLASLPWVEKSHSKGKKVKIPRLATMKLFDVLKRNINDNLFLEGLFGELAKEAGLKPDFSASGKISSAKASFLLSDGDWLCGVYRGQLHSEDFFDLGMAGACLT, from the coding sequence ATGATGGAAACAGAATTTTATCAAGGTCATTTGGATCGAGTCAGTCGTAGCTTTGCCTACTGTATTTCACAGTTGGATGCTCCCCTGCGGGGGTGGGTCAGTTTGACCTACCTCATCTGTCGGATATTGGACACCGTAGAGGACGCTCCTTGGAAGAGATTGAGTGAACAGTTGCGGCAGTTTGGTCAGTTTGATGAGTTTCTGTTAAATCCTCCCCCGCCAGAATTGGTTCGATCATGGAACCAACAATTTCCACAAGAAATCCCGGAGGGTGAGAAGATTTTGCTGAGAGACTCTGCGCTTGTTTTTGGGGAACTTCATGGCACTCCTTTGACTGTGAGAGCAGTGATTCAGGAAATGATCGTTTGCATGAGTGCAGGGATGCAGCACTATTCCCGTCTTCGAAAGCAGCGCGGACAAGTTCGTCTTATTAATCTGAGAGAAGTGAATCAGTATTGTTTTTTTGTGGCTGGTATTGTCGGAGAAACTCTTGCCCAATTGGTTAGGCATGTCGAACCTCAAGTCAGAGCAGCGCGGAAATTTGTTTTGGAGGCCCACCATTTCGGTCTTTTTTTACAGAAAATCAACTTGCTCAAAGATCAATTCAAGGATGAGCAAGAGGGACGTTTTTTTATTCATTCACGGGAAGAAATCAAAGAGAGCTTGAATCGAAATTCCTTGGGGGCCTGGAGGTTTTTGGAGAGTCTTCCAATTCAGCAACGAGGCTTTCGTTTGTTTTGCGCTCAAAGTTTATTTTTGGGCTTGGCTTCTCTTCCCTGGGTCGAAAAATCCCATTCAAAAGGCAAAAAGGTGAAAATACCGCGTCTGGCGACGATGAAGTTATTCGATGTTTTGAAGAGAAATATAAATGATAATTTATTTTTGGAAGGGCTGTTCGGGGAATTGGCGAAGGAGGCTGGATTGAAACCTGATTTCTCTGCATCAGGGAAGATATCAAGTGCCAAGGCGTCTTTTTTGTTGTCTGATGGGGATTGGTTATGTGGAGTCTATCGTGGTCAACTGCACTCCGAAGATTTCTTTGATCTCGGAATGGCGGGGGCCTGTTTAACTTGA
- a CDS encoding 2-oxoglutarate dehydrogenase E1 component: protein MGCRFRKLFCCPHQKGFLRSSGQCAAGHIFGTEELRRILEKFSYMARSNMEYIENLYNDYRKNPEQVDPLWQKFFEGLEFSQSLGPAAPSTSPAADSFSKKELGVYNLIQFYRDYGHLKADLDPLKIQKPQTEAFSLEHFDLSDSDLDQIFHVGTALGLGETNLRQILSRLEQSYCGTLTAQLAECPPNVRKWFRREFEEQVNPTLSTEEKKEIYCQLARTETLEKFIHTRYVGTKRFSIEGGDSLIPMLEALAANGTPLGLEEIVIGMAHRGRINVLANFMEKAIDVIFSEFDGTAYKDLGFDGDVKYHLGYSSDKITKNGPCHISLAFNPSHLEAVDPVVCGMTRAKQRQRKDTLERRKVLPVLIHGDAAFAGQGVVSETFQMSQLDGYRVGGTIHIIVNNQVGFTTDPRHSRSTQYSSDVSKTVKAPVILVNGDDVEACVRAMDIALRFRQDFKQDVVIDLICYRRFGHNEGDEPSFTQPLMYEIIKNHPTTCKIYRDQLVQEAHVTADFADGFYREKIDNLQAVLNSTRANPPEAKPLAFDARWKGLRRGTSSDFERPTPTGVKRQDLEKAAKALVSLPPSDFALFPKTKKLIESRKEMLESNRLDWAMCELLAYGSLCLEGTPVRLSGQDCKRGTFTHRQAVYFDIKNGSEFCPLAQLNPENGEFCVYNSPLSEMAVLGFEYGNSIGDPTFLTIWEAQFGDFANGAQIIIDQFLASGEEKWLRSAGLTLLLPHGYEGQGPEHSSARLERFLQLCAQTNMQVCNVTTPSNFFHLLRRQMKRDFRKPLIVMSPKSLLRHPKVVSRLEDMEVGHFQEVLDDPTITQLPDVEKVVLCSGKLYYDLDKYRDEHPQKIKKTSLIRIEQIYPFPRTQLTPFLNGFPNLKKIIWAQEEPKNMGAWLTLGPRLRELLDDLGLRKLEVEYVGRTERASPATGSAKAHQKEQDEILNKCFS, encoded by the coding sequence ATGGGATGTCGTTTTAGGAAATTGTTTTGTTGTCCACATCAAAAAGGGTTCCTCCGTTCGTCAGGGCAGTGCGCCGCGGGACATATTTTTGGAACAGAAGAGTTGAGGAGAATTTTGGAAAAATTCAGTTACATGGCTCGCAGCAACATGGAATACATTGAAAATCTCTATAATGACTACCGCAAGAACCCTGAACAGGTCGATCCTTTGTGGCAGAAATTTTTTGAAGGCCTTGAATTCTCCCAGTCCCTTGGGCCCGCAGCGCCCTCCACCTCCCCGGCCGCAGATAGCTTTTCAAAGAAAGAGTTGGGAGTCTACAACCTCATTCAGTTTTACCGAGATTATGGTCATTTGAAAGCTGATCTCGATCCCCTGAAAATTCAAAAGCCTCAAACAGAGGCTTTTTCTTTGGAACATTTTGATCTCTCTGATTCAGATCTAGACCAAATTTTTCACGTGGGAACAGCCTTGGGACTCGGCGAAACCAATCTCCGACAAATTCTCAGCCGCCTTGAACAATCTTACTGCGGGACCCTCACTGCTCAGCTCGCCGAATGTCCGCCCAACGTAAGAAAATGGTTTCGACGTGAATTTGAAGAACAGGTGAATCCAACTCTGTCCACCGAAGAAAAGAAAGAGATCTATTGCCAGTTGGCACGGACAGAAACCCTCGAAAAATTCATACACACTCGATACGTTGGAACCAAGAGATTCTCTATCGAAGGAGGAGATTCTCTCATTCCCATGCTTGAGGCGCTTGCAGCAAACGGAACCCCTCTGGGACTTGAAGAAATAGTGATCGGCATGGCCCACCGGGGCCGAATCAATGTCCTCGCCAACTTTATGGAAAAGGCCATCGATGTTATATTTTCAGAATTTGATGGCACAGCTTATAAAGATTTAGGATTCGACGGGGACGTCAAATATCATCTTGGGTACTCCTCCGATAAGATCACCAAAAATGGTCCTTGCCACATCTCTCTCGCATTTAATCCAAGCCATCTGGAAGCCGTTGATCCAGTCGTCTGCGGAATGACGCGTGCCAAGCAGCGCCAGCGCAAGGACACACTTGAAAGACGTAAGGTTCTGCCTGTTCTTATTCATGGTGATGCGGCCTTTGCAGGCCAAGGAGTCGTGAGCGAAACCTTTCAAATGTCACAGCTCGATGGATACAGGGTGGGAGGAACGATACATATCATCGTCAACAATCAAGTCGGCTTCACAACGGATCCACGTCACTCCCGTTCGACTCAATACAGCTCAGACGTCTCAAAAACTGTAAAAGCCCCCGTCATTTTGGTCAATGGAGATGATGTTGAAGCTTGTGTACGTGCCATGGATATCGCGCTTCGATTTCGTCAGGACTTCAAGCAGGATGTGGTGATTGATCTCATTTGCTATCGACGTTTTGGACACAACGAGGGCGATGAACCCAGTTTCACTCAGCCCTTGATGTATGAAATTATCAAGAATCACCCAACTACCTGCAAAATCTATCGTGATCAGTTGGTTCAGGAAGCTCATGTAACTGCTGATTTTGCCGACGGATTTTATCGTGAAAAAATTGATAACCTCCAAGCTGTTCTTAATTCCACGAGGGCCAATCCACCCGAAGCAAAGCCACTCGCCTTCGATGCTCGATGGAAGGGCCTTCGTCGCGGAACCTCCAGTGATTTTGAAAGACCCACACCGACAGGAGTGAAGCGTCAAGATTTAGAAAAGGCGGCCAAAGCGCTTGTCAGTCTCCCTCCAAGTGATTTTGCTCTTTTTCCGAAAACAAAAAAACTCATAGAAAGCCGCAAGGAAATGCTCGAATCGAATCGGCTTGATTGGGCTATGTGTGAGTTACTCGCCTATGGCAGCCTGTGCTTGGAAGGAACGCCGGTACGTCTTTCTGGGCAAGACTGCAAAAGAGGAACCTTTACGCATCGACAGGCTGTCTATTTTGACATCAAGAATGGAAGTGAGTTCTGCCCCCTCGCTCAATTGAATCCCGAAAATGGGGAGTTTTGCGTTTACAACTCTCCACTCTCTGAAATGGCCGTGCTGGGATTTGAGTATGGAAACTCGATTGGCGATCCGACATTCCTGACGATCTGGGAGGCCCAATTTGGAGATTTTGCCAACGGAGCCCAAATTATTATCGATCAATTCCTCGCCAGCGGAGAAGAAAAATGGTTGCGCAGCGCAGGACTTACTCTTCTTTTGCCACATGGTTACGAGGGTCAGGGTCCCGAACACTCTAGCGCTCGACTTGAACGATTCCTCCAGCTCTGCGCACAGACGAACATGCAAGTCTGTAACGTCACCACTCCATCCAATTTCTTTCACCTCCTTCGTCGCCAGATGAAAAGGGATTTCCGCAAACCCCTCATTGTCATGTCACCGAAATCCCTTTTACGGCACCCTAAAGTTGTCTCACGCCTCGAGGACATGGAGGTGGGTCACTTTCAAGAAGTACTTGATGATCCAACGATAACTCAGCTCCCTGACGTTGAAAAAGTAGTTTTGTGCTCAGGAAAGCTTTATTACGACCTCGACAAATATCGCGATGAACATCCTCAAAAGATAAAAAAGACGAGTCTCATTCGAATTGAACAGATATATCCATTCCCAAGAACTCAACTGACTCCTTTCTTAAATGGCTTTCCTAACTTAAAAAAGATTATTTGGGCCCAAGAAGAACCAAAAAATATGGGGGCTTGGTTAACGCTGGGGCCACGTCTGAGAGAACTTTTAGATGATTTGGGTCTCAGAAAACTCGAGGTGGAGTACGTGGGACGCACAGAACGAGCAAGTCCCGCCACAGGCTCTGCCAAAGCCCATCAAAAGGAACAGGACGAAATTTTAAACAAGTGCTTTAGTTGA
- a CDS encoding nitronate monooxygenase, protein MSSIKTSMTELLGCQLPIIGAPMFLVSNIKMVVAISEGGGIGTFPALNFRPIEKYAEALKEIKARTSNPIGVNIIVNKSNTRQADDIRVALDAGVDLFITSLGNPKSVISDAHKNGAKVFCDVTNLEFGLKVQDLGADGVIAVGSGAGGHAGPISPLVLIPWLTKKLKIPVIAAGGVANGATIAACLALGAAGVSVGTRFIASHEAHIDPSYKQAVLTATPDDIVMTSRISGTPASVIRTEYVQKMGLDLPLPIRILKNHPVSKKFVVPIIHWLGMKSLQMAAEGPTWKSVWSAGQSVGLIDEILSCKEILEKLVSEYEVARQTLPPLSPSLVSVQLR, encoded by the coding sequence ATGTCTTCAATTAAGACCTCAATGACAGAACTTCTTGGATGCCAATTGCCCATCATCGGAGCACCGATGTTTTTGGTTTCGAACATCAAAATGGTGGTGGCCATCTCAGAAGGAGGCGGAATTGGAACTTTTCCCGCTCTCAACTTCAGACCCATTGAAAAATACGCCGAAGCTCTCAAAGAGATCAAGGCCAGGACCTCTAATCCAATTGGCGTGAATATCATCGTAAACAAGAGCAATACTCGACAGGCGGATGATATACGTGTCGCACTTGATGCTGGTGTGGATTTATTTATTACGAGTCTCGGAAACCCAAAATCAGTTATTTCTGACGCCCACAAAAACGGCGCTAAAGTCTTTTGTGACGTCACAAATCTTGAATTCGGCCTGAAAGTCCAGGATCTAGGGGCCGACGGGGTCATCGCCGTGGGTTCTGGAGCTGGGGGCCATGCAGGTCCCATTTCACCCTTGGTTCTAATCCCTTGGCTGACCAAAAAACTCAAGATTCCTGTTATTGCAGCTGGAGGAGTGGCGAATGGAGCCACTATCGCGGCTTGCTTGGCATTGGGCGCCGCCGGCGTCTCGGTTGGGACGCGATTTATTGCGTCGCACGAGGCGCATATTGACCCTTCTTATAAACAGGCCGTATTGACGGCCACACCGGATGACATTGTAATGACCTCTCGGATATCTGGAACACCCGCCTCTGTTATCCGAACAGAATACGTCCAAAAGATGGGCCTTGACTTGCCTCTTCCCATTCGGATTTTAAAAAATCATCCCGTATCAAAAAAATTTGTGGTGCCGATCATTCATTGGTTGGGGATGAAATCCCTCCAAATGGCCGCAGAGGGGCCGACTTGGAAGTCGGTGTGGAGCGCTGGACAATCCGTTGGTCTCATCGATGAAATTCTTTCTTGCAAAGAAATACTTGAGAAGTTGGTCAGCGAATATGAGGTGGCGCGACAGACACTCCCGCCTCTCTCTCCATCTCTCGTCTCAGTCCAGCTTAGATAG
- a CDS encoding response regulator has protein sequence MKPSAGRKWKILIVDDEELIRELINMALEEFECELRSSNNTADGFKVAEEFRPDLIISDVLMPGGTGDKLVWRIRTEIPGYDPYAILMSGYSELTQNQIESLRIDRIIEKPFQLSQIVSIVKEVLKSGPVLSKLD, from the coding sequence ATGAAACCCAGTGCAGGAAGAAAATGGAAGATATTGATTGTGGATGATGAAGAGCTTATACGAGAATTGATTAATATGGCCTTAGAAGAGTTTGAATGTGAGTTAAGAAGTTCAAATAACACAGCGGATGGATTCAAGGTGGCCGAAGAATTTAGGCCAGATCTTATCATTTCTGATGTATTGATGCCTGGAGGCACCGGAGACAAACTAGTTTGGCGCATTCGGACGGAAATTCCTGGCTATGATCCATACGCTATTCTTATGTCAGGCTATAGCGAGTTAACTCAAAATCAAATAGAATCCTTAAGGATAGACCGAATCATTGAAAAGCCCTTTCAATTGTCACAAATTGTTTCGATCGTTAAAGAAGTACTAAAGTCCGGACCTGTCCTATCTAAGCTGGACTGA
- the lpdA gene encoding dihydrolipoyl dehydrogenase: MSEIFDLVVIGSGPGGYVGAIRAAQLGLKVAVVEKNPTLGGTCLNVGCIPSKALLDSSEHYLAARKEFSHHGIKLEGLSLDLPTMMERKSKIVSDLTGGIAFLFKKNKIASIEGLGRLISANEVEITDKSGKKNLIQTKNIMLATGSVPNELPFLKFNGKTVVSSTEALCLPTVPQKLVVVGGGVIGLELGSVWLRLGSEVTIIEYTGKICGGMDAKLSKRLEQILAKQGMKFIMEAKVTGAETPPSQGRTLVKYELLKDQGQGSIEADVVLVATGRRPYSDGLNLEGLGIKTDSRGVVQIDEHFRTSIRNIYAVGDLVRGPMLAHKAEEEGVAVAEIIAGQAGHVNYNTLPGVIYTWPEFASVGKTEEELQALGIKFKVGTFPFTANGRAKALGCTEGMAKVLADEKTDQILGVHILGPRASDLIAEAVVAMEFSASSEDLARSFHAHPTLPEVLREAALAVDGRARQM, from the coding sequence ATGTCAGAAATATTTGATTTGGTTGTAATTGGTTCCGGCCCCGGGGGCTATGTCGGTGCCATACGAGCAGCTCAACTGGGCCTTAAAGTGGCTGTTGTTGAAAAAAATCCAACACTCGGTGGAACCTGTCTCAATGTCGGTTGCATTCCTTCAAAAGCTTTGCTCGATTCAAGCGAGCACTATTTGGCAGCTCGGAAGGAATTCTCGCATCATGGAATTAAGCTTGAGGGACTGAGTCTCGACCTCCCAACGATGATGGAAAGAAAAAGTAAAATCGTGAGTGACCTCACTGGTGGCATCGCTTTTCTTTTTAAAAAAAATAAGATCGCTTCGATCGAAGGCCTCGGTCGTCTGATCAGCGCAAACGAAGTCGAAATCACAGACAAGAGCGGGAAAAAAAATCTCATTCAAACGAAAAATATCATGCTCGCAACGGGAAGCGTACCCAATGAGCTGCCTTTTTTGAAGTTCAACGGAAAAACAGTGGTTTCCTCCACTGAGGCTCTCTGCCTTCCAACGGTGCCTCAAAAACTTGTGGTTGTGGGAGGGGGCGTGATTGGCTTGGAGCTGGGCTCGGTGTGGCTTCGACTCGGCTCTGAAGTGACGATCATTGAGTACACAGGCAAAATTTGCGGAGGCATGGACGCCAAACTCAGCAAACGCCTTGAACAGATCCTCGCTAAACAGGGAATGAAGTTCATTATGGAGGCCAAAGTCACAGGAGCGGAGACGCCTCCTTCTCAAGGGAGAACATTGGTCAAATACGAACTTCTCAAAGATCAAGGTCAAGGTTCAATCGAAGCCGATGTTGTTCTCGTCGCCACGGGACGCCGACCCTACTCGGATGGTTTAAACCTTGAAGGTCTGGGGATCAAAACAGATAGCAGAGGAGTCGTCCAAATCGATGAGCATTTTCGCACGAGTATTCGAAACATTTACGCGGTCGGAGATCTCGTCCGCGGACCCATGCTCGCTCACAAAGCCGAAGAGGAGGGTGTCGCTGTCGCCGAAATTATTGCGGGACAGGCAGGACACGTCAATTACAACACTCTGCCCGGAGTGATTTACACTTGGCCTGAATTTGCCAGCGTCGGAAAAACTGAAGAAGAACTGCAGGCACTAGGAATTAAATTTAAAGTCGGCACTTTTCCATTCACAGCCAATGGTCGGGCAAAAGCACTGGGCTGCACAGAAGGCATGGCAAAAGTCCTCGCCGACGAGAAAACAGATCAAATCCTTGGCGTTCATATTCTCGGCCCACGCGCCAGTGATTTGATTGCAGAAGCTGTTGTAGCAATGGAGTTTTCTGCTTCGTCCGAAGATCTTGCCCGCAGCTTTCATGCTCACCCGACTCTTCCTGAAGTTCTTCGAGAAGCAGCCTTGGCCGTAGACGGTCGAGCTCGGCAGATGTGA
- a CDS encoding MltA domain-containing protein, whose product MKDRSLAMRPLKQNNQILKQLEEGSGLKGLKQVLQEQLTYWDLQVGRLKGSERENYLQSDMIFGPTHIPLSEYRQGLARLFDFIGDTSVSAEGLRNYIDSNFDFYEVYGGENGWGSVLVTGYFEPLLKGFKHPQGNYTQPLYLTPKNLVTVRFDLFAEVIPSLADWRQRFFDQSAALYSLRGQLKAPSGDSLVQEIVPFPDRRQIDGEGVLKGQGLEICYVDPIEAFFLQIQGSGKVVLEDGSFLHLTYSAQNGHPYYPIGKELLHLIPKEQITFQKIVSHLQGLSGHERDELLFKNPSYVFFRKSPENRGITFQGTPVADGRTIATDKNLFPKGAMAILEFERPIFNQDEDQYPSSWLIEKRIVFDQDTGGAIRGPGRVDFFWGSGKEAEKMAGVSKNLGRLIYLLPKHLGKK is encoded by the coding sequence GTGAAGGATCGGTCCTTAGCCATGAGGCCTCTCAAACAAAACAATCAGATTCTAAAGCAATTGGAGGAGGGCAGCGGGTTGAAGGGGTTGAAACAGGTCCTACAGGAACAACTCACTTATTGGGATCTCCAGGTGGGTCGCTTGAAGGGCTCCGAAAGGGAGAATTATCTGCAATCTGATATGATATTTGGCCCGACGCACATACCTCTCTCTGAATACCGTCAAGGATTGGCTCGGTTATTTGATTTTATTGGAGACACTTCAGTTTCGGCCGAAGGACTTAGAAACTACATCGACTCCAATTTTGACTTTTATGAGGTTTACGGAGGGGAAAATGGGTGGGGAAGTGTTTTGGTTACAGGCTATTTTGAGCCCCTTTTGAAGGGCTTTAAACATCCGCAGGGAAATTACACTCAGCCTTTGTATCTTACTCCCAAAAATCTGGTTACAGTCAGGTTCGATCTTTTCGCTGAAGTGATTCCCAGTCTTGCTGATTGGCGGCAGCGCTTTTTTGACCAAAGTGCGGCCCTTTATTCTTTACGAGGCCAGCTAAAGGCTCCTTCCGGTGATTCTTTGGTTCAGGAAATAGTGCCATTTCCGGATCGTCGCCAGATTGACGGCGAAGGCGTTTTAAAGGGACAGGGGCTGGAGATTTGTTATGTTGATCCCATTGAGGCCTTTTTTCTTCAGATTCAGGGGTCCGGAAAGGTTGTCTTGGAAGATGGCTCGTTTCTTCATCTGACCTATTCCGCCCAAAATGGACATCCTTATTATCCAATCGGCAAAGAACTTTTGCACCTCATTCCAAAGGAGCAAATAACTTTCCAAAAGATAGTGTCTCACTTGCAGGGGCTTTCTGGCCACGAGAGAGATGAATTGCTGTTCAAAAATCCAAGCTATGTGTTTTTTAGGAAATCTCCGGAAAATCGGGGCATCACATTTCAAGGCACTCCAGTCGCTGATGGAAGAACAATTGCCACGGATAAGAATTTGTTTCCGAAAGGGGCAATGGCCATTCTTGAGTTTGAAAGGCCTATTTTTAATCAGGATGAAGATCAATACCCTTCTTCATGGTTAATAGAGAAGCGCATTGTATTTGATCAGGACACGGGTGGCGCCATTCGTGGGCCGGGACGAGTTGACTTTTTCTGGGGTTCTGGGAAGGAGGCTGAGAAAATGGCAGGTGTCTCAAAAAATCTTGGGCGCTTGATCTATTTGCTTCCTAAACATCTGGGAAAAAAGTGA
- a CDS encoding tryptophan--tRNA ligase, translated as MSSSKIVLTGVKPTGQPHIGNYLGAIRPALAMAKEPNTRSFFFIADYHSLINTHDAKVLNQMVYEVAATWLACGLDASSTVFYRQSDVPEVFELNWILSCFSAKGLMNRAHAYKAKLAENQEAGKEDLDFGVNMGLFSYPILMAADILMFGTHKVPVGEDQVQHVEIARDIAQKLNRTYNSEVLVVPESVLQKESKLVPGLDGRKMSKSYGNTIPLFCDEKVLRKLVMKIKTDSSGPDEPKDPDKSLIFDLFKEFARPEQIVEFRQSYLDGISWGNAKEALFQAIDARLKGPRERYNELMAHREEIDRLLRIGADEARGIASQRLRAVRKVIGLSP; from the coding sequence ATGTCCAGTTCCAAAATTGTTTTAACCGGAGTCAAACCCACCGGGCAGCCCCATATCGGAAACTATTTGGGGGCTATTCGACCTGCCTTAGCGATGGCTAAAGAGCCCAACACGCGATCCTTTTTTTTTATCGCAGATTATCACTCTCTCATTAACACCCACGATGCAAAAGTGCTAAATCAAATGGTTTACGAAGTAGCAGCAACTTGGCTTGCTTGTGGTCTTGATGCAAGTTCGACGGTGTTTTATCGCCAGTCTGACGTACCTGAGGTTTTCGAACTCAATTGGATCCTTTCTTGTTTTTCTGCGAAAGGCCTCATGAATCGGGCGCACGCCTACAAAGCCAAGCTAGCCGAAAATCAAGAAGCCGGAAAAGAGGATTTGGATTTTGGAGTGAATATGGGCCTTTTTTCATATCCTATCCTGATGGCCGCTGATATTTTGATGTTTGGAACTCATAAAGTGCCCGTTGGTGAAGACCAAGTTCAGCACGTAGAAATCGCTCGTGACATCGCACAAAAGTTGAACCGAACTTATAATTCAGAAGTTTTGGTAGTCCCAGAAAGTGTCCTACAAAAGGAGTCAAAACTTGTGCCGGGTTTGGACGGTCGCAAAATGAGCAAGAGTTATGGCAATACGATCCCCTTGTTTTGCGACGAGAAAGTATTGCGTAAGCTTGTGATGAAGATTAAGACTGACAGCTCCGGTCCGGATGAGCCCAAAGATCCGGACAAGAGTTTAATCTTTGATCTTTTTAAGGAATTTGCGAGGCCTGAACAGATTGTTGAATTTCGCCAATCTTATCTGGACGGAATTTCCTGGGGTAACGCAAAAGAAGCTCTCTTTCAAGCTATCGATGCCAGGCTCAAAGGTCCAAGAGAAAGATACAATGAGCTGATGGCGCATCGTGAAGAGATCGACCGTTTACTGCGAATTGGCGCAGATGAAGCTCGGGGAATTGCAAGTCAAAGATTGAGAGCTGTTCGTAAGGTAATTGGTCTTTCACCTTAA
- the odhB gene encoding 2-oxoglutarate dehydrogenase complex dihydrolipoyllysine-residue succinyltransferase codes for MKIEIKVPAVGESITEATISEWKKKNGEAVKRDEVLLVLETDKASVEVVAENDGTLTTKAQEGETVQIGSIIGTIDTEGSPRSDSAQKGKGLSSSSPSPATPASAAANGNGNGNGHRAPAAGGPSSPHLSPAVRKIVTEKGIDPASLGSGSGKGGRLTKGDVLEVVPAGGKTGKSDASLSEKTAMQSPLSESFPFSQSKVKTSGDVKRVPMSKLRQTIARRLVEAKHTAAILTTFNEIDMSAVMALRAKYKDSFKEKHGVSLGFMGFFVKATVAALKAFPQVNSEIEGTSVLYKDFINMGIAVSTEKGLLVPVIRDADQLSIAEIELAIRHYALKARDGKISLDDLADGTFTISNGGVFGSLMSTPILNPPQSGILGLHKIEDRPMAVNGKIEIRSMMYVALSYDHRIVDGRESVSFLVKIKEGMEDPSRLLLDL; via the coding sequence GTGAAAATTGAAATAAAAGTTCCTGCGGTAGGCGAATCAATTACCGAAGCCACAATTTCGGAATGGAAAAAGAAGAATGGAGAAGCCGTTAAGCGCGATGAAGTTCTCCTTGTCCTTGAAACAGACAAGGCGAGCGTTGAAGTCGTTGCTGAAAATGATGGGACCCTCACAACAAAGGCTCAGGAGGGAGAGACCGTTCAGATTGGCTCTATTATCGGAACAATAGATACAGAGGGAAGTCCTCGATCTGATTCAGCGCAGAAGGGAAAAGGCTTGTCTTCATCTTCTCCTTCCCCTGCCACTCCAGCGTCGGCGGCAGCCAATGGCAACGGAAATGGAAATGGTCACAGAGCTCCTGCAGCAGGCGGCCCTTCCTCTCCTCACCTAAGCCCCGCGGTGCGCAAAATTGTGACGGAAAAAGGAATCGATCCTGCCTCCCTTGGAAGCGGCAGTGGCAAAGGAGGACGTCTCACGAAGGGAGATGTTTTAGAGGTCGTACCGGCCGGTGGCAAAACGGGGAAATCGGATGCCAGTCTGAGCGAAAAGACAGCCATGCAATCCCCGCTCTCAGAGTCCTTCCCTTTTAGTCAATCCAAAGTAAAAACCAGTGGCGATGTAAAACGTGTGCCAATGTCAAAACTTCGCCAAACGATCGCTCGACGATTGGTTGAGGCCAAACACACAGCTGCTATTCTCACAACCTTTAATGAAATCGATATGAGCGCAGTGATGGCCCTGAGGGCGAAGTACAAAGATTCGTTCAAAGAAAAACACGGAGTCAGCCTGGGATTTATGGGATTTTTTGTGAAAGCCACAGTGGCTGCTCTAAAGGCTTTTCCGCAGGTGAATTCTGAAATCGAGGGGACCTCGGTTCTTTATAAGGACTTTATCAACATGGGGATCGCCGTCAGCACTGAAAAGGGACTATTAGTTCCGGTGATTCGCGACGCTGATCAACTCTCGATAGCCGAAATCGAATTGGCCATTCGACATTATGCTCTCAAGGCGCGAGACGGAAAGATTTCATTGGACGATTTGGCTGATGGGACTTTCACGATATCCAACGGTGGAGTATTTGGCTCCCTGATGTCCACACCCATTCTCAACCCCCCACAAAGCGGAATTCTTGGACTCCACAAAATTGAAGATCGACCCATGGCCGTTAATGGAAAAATTGAAATTCGATCGATGATGTATGTCGCTCTCTCCTATGACCATCGGATCGTGGACGGACGCGAAAGTGTTAGTTTTCTCGTTAAAATCAAGGAAGGCATGGAAGACCCTTCACGCCTTCTGCTTGATTTGTAA
- a CDS encoding phosphatase PAP2 family protein yields the protein MVSRARPKYALGSQVQVRVPYYPKSDSFPSNHALSGFAVAKLLAWCYPLASPWWFFGTAAVIAYSRVYVGVHYPGDVIGGGLIGYLISTFLIWILFSRFKFFSPAGAVTAPRKRGRRF from the coding sequence TTGGTTTCGAGGGCTCGACCCAAGTACGCTCTTGGATCTCAAGTGCAAGTGAGAGTCCCATATTATCCTAAGTCTGATAGCTTCCCCAGTAACCATGCGCTCTCAGGTTTTGCAGTGGCGAAGTTGTTGGCTTGGTGTTACCCGCTGGCCAGTCCATGGTGGTTTTTTGGGACAGCGGCAGTCATTGCTTACAGCCGAGTGTATGTGGGAGTGCACTATCCAGGGGATGTCATCGGCGGTGGTCTTATCGGTTACTTGATTTCCACTTTTTTGATTTGGATTCTCTTTTCACGATTCAAGTTTTTCTCCCCTGCGGGCGCGGTGACCGCTCCTCGTAAGAGGGGGCGGCGGTTTTAA